A DNA window from Enterobacter asburiae contains the following coding sequences:
- the oppC gene encoding oligopeptide ABC transporter permease OppC, whose amino-acid sequence MMLSKKNSEALENFSEKLEVEGRSLWQDARRRFMHNRAAVASLVVLVIIALFVTLAPMLSQFTYFDTDWGMMSSAPDMESGHYFGTDSSGRDLLVRVAIGGRISLMVGIAAALVAVIVGTLYGSLSGYLGGKIDSVMMRLLEILNSFPFMFFVILLVTFFGQNILLIFVAIGMVSWLDMARIVRGQTLSLKRKEFIEAAQVGGVSTGNIVVRHIVPNVLGVVVVYASLLVPSMILFESFLSFLGLGTQEPLSSWGALLSDGANSMEVSPWLLLYPAGFLVVTLFCFNFIGDGLRDALDPKDR is encoded by the coding sequence ATGATGTTGAGTAAGAAAAACAGCGAGGCGCTGGAAAACTTCAGTGAAAAACTGGAAGTAGAAGGTCGTAGCCTCTGGCAGGACGCGCGCCGTCGCTTTATGCACAACCGTGCAGCGGTTGCCAGTCTGGTTGTTCTGGTGATCATCGCGCTGTTTGTGACCCTGGCGCCGATGTTGTCGCAATTTACCTATTTCGACACCGACTGGGGCATGATGTCCAGCGCGCCGGATATGGAATCAGGCCACTATTTTGGCACGGACTCCTCGGGACGCGATCTGCTGGTGCGTGTCGCTATCGGTGGCCGTATCTCGCTGATGGTAGGTATTGCTGCCGCGCTGGTGGCGGTGATCGTGGGTACGCTCTACGGTTCACTTTCCGGCTACCTCGGCGGCAAAATAGACTCGGTAATGATGCGTCTGCTGGAAATCCTGAACTCCTTCCCGTTTATGTTCTTCGTCATCCTGCTGGTGACCTTCTTCGGCCAGAATATCCTGCTGATCTTCGTGGCCATCGGGATGGTGTCCTGGCTGGATATGGCGCGTATTGTTCGCGGCCAGACGCTGAGCCTCAAACGCAAAGAATTTATCGAAGCCGCGCAGGTAGGCGGTGTGTCAACCGGGAATATCGTGGTTCGCCATATCGTTCCTAACGTGTTGGGCGTGGTGGTGGTTTATGCCTCACTGCTGGTACCAAGCATGATCCTGTTTGAATCTTTTCTTAGCTTCCTGGGTCTCGGCACTCAAGAGCCACTGAGCAGCTGGGGCGCGCTGCTGAGCGATGGCGCAAACTCGATGGAAGTTTCACCGTGGCTGCTGCTTTATCCGGCGGGTTTCCTGGTCGTTACCCTGTTTTGTTTTAACTTTATCGGCGATGGCCTGCGTGATGCCCTCGACCCGAAAGACCGTTAA
- the oppB gene encoding oligopeptide ABC transporter permease OppB yields MLKFILRRCLEAIPTLFILITISFFMMRLAPGSPFTGERTLPPEVMANIEAKYHLNDPISTQYFNYLKQLAHGDFGPSFKYKDYSVNDLVASSFPVSAKLGAAAFILAIVFGVTAGVIAALRQNTKWDYAVMGVAMTGVVIPSFVVAPLLVMIFAITLKWLPGGGWNGGALKFMILPMVALSLAYIASIARITRGSMIEVLHSNFIRTARAKGLPMRRIIFRHALKPALLPVLSYMGPAFVGIITGSMVIETIYGLPGIGQLFVNGALNRDYSLVLSLTILVGALTILFNAIVDVLYAVIDPKIRY; encoded by the coding sequence ATGTTGAAATTTATCCTACGTCGCTGTCTTGAAGCGATTCCAACGCTATTTATTCTCATCACGATTTCCTTCTTCATGATGCGTCTTGCGCCGGGCAGTCCATTTACCGGTGAGCGTACGCTACCGCCTGAAGTTATGGCGAATATCGAAGCGAAATACCACTTGAACGATCCTATCTCCACCCAGTACTTCAATTACCTGAAGCAGCTGGCCCACGGCGATTTTGGACCGTCATTTAAATATAAAGACTATTCCGTTAACGACCTGGTCGCGTCCAGCTTCCCGGTTTCGGCTAAGTTGGGTGCTGCGGCATTTATTCTGGCCATCGTTTTCGGGGTCACCGCTGGCGTCATCGCCGCGCTAAGACAAAATACCAAATGGGATTATGCCGTAATGGGGGTGGCAATGACCGGGGTAGTGATACCCAGCTTCGTTGTCGCGCCATTACTGGTGATGATATTTGCCATCACGCTGAAGTGGCTGCCTGGCGGCGGCTGGAACGGCGGGGCATTGAAGTTCATGATTTTGCCGATGGTGGCATTATCTCTGGCGTACATCGCCAGTATCGCGCGTATCACCCGTGGTTCAATGATCGAAGTGCTGCACTCGAACTTCATTCGTACCGCGCGCGCTAAAGGGCTGCCGATGCGTCGGATTATCTTTCGCCACGCGCTCAAACCGGCGCTGTTACCCGTGCTTTCCTACATGGGACCAGCATTCGTTGGGATCATCACCGGCTCTATGGTTATCGAAACAATCTACGGCCTGCCCGGCATTGGTCAGCTGTTCGTTAACGGCGCGCTCAACCGCGACTATTCGCTGGTGCTGAGCCTGACCATTCTCGTCGGTGCGCTGACCATTCTCTTTAATGCTATTGTCGATGTGCTGTATGCCGTCATCGATCCGAAAATTCGTTACTAA
- the adhE gene encoding bifunctional acetaldehyde-CoA/alcohol dehydrogenase, translated as MAVTNIAELNALVERVKKAQREYANFTQEQVDKIFRAAALAAADARIPLAKMAVAESGMGIVEDKVIKNHFASEYIYNAYKDEKTCGVLSEDDTFGTITIAEPIGIICGIVPTTNPTSTAIFKSLISLKTRNAIIFSPHPRAKDATNKAADIVLQAAIAAGAPKDLIGWIDQPSVELSNALMHHPDINLILATGGPGMVKAAYSSGKPAIGVGAGNTPVVIDETADIKRAVASVLMSKTFDNGVICASEQSVVVVDSVYDAVRERFASHGGYLLQGKELKAVQDIILKNGALNAAIVGQPAYKIAELAGFTVPATTKILIGEVKVVDESEPFAHEKLSPTLAMYRAKDFEDAVEKAEKLVAMGGIGHTSCLYTDQDNQPERVAHFGQMMKTARILINTPASQGGIGDLYNFKLAPSLTLGCGSWGGNSISENVGPKHLINKKTVAKRAENMLWHKLPKSIYFRRGSLPIALDEVITDGHKRALIVTDRFLFNNGYADQITSVLKAAGVETEVFFEVEADPTLSVVRKGAELANSFKPDVIIALGGGSPMDAAKIMWVMYEHPETHFEELALRFMDIRKRIYKFPKMGVKAKMIAVTTTSGTGSEVTPFAVVTDDATGQKYPLADYALTPDMAIVDANLVMEMPKSLCAFGGLDAVTHALEAYVSVLASEFSDGQALQALKLLKENLPASYNEGSKNPVARERVHSAATIAGIAFANAFLGVCHSMAHKLGSQFHIPHGLANALLISNVIRYNANDNPTKQTAFSQYDRPQARRRYAEIADHLGLSAPGDRTAAKIEKLLAWLESLKAELGIPKSIREAGVQEADFLAHVDKLSEDAFDDQCTGANPRYPLISELKQILLDTFYGREFKEGDVAAVKTEVPVIKADKKAKKSA; from the coding sequence ATGGCTGTTACTAATATCGCTGAACTGAACGCCCTCGTCGAGCGCGTTAAAAAAGCCCAGCGTGAATATGCCAATTTCACCCAAGAACAGGTTGATAAAATCTTCCGCGCGGCCGCACTGGCTGCTGCAGATGCTCGAATCCCTCTCGCTAAAATGGCCGTTGCCGAATCCGGCATGGGTATCGTGGAAGATAAAGTGATCAAAAACCACTTTGCTTCCGAGTATATCTACAACGCCTATAAAGATGAGAAAACCTGTGGCGTGCTGTCCGAAGACGACACCTTCGGTACCATCACCATCGCTGAACCTATCGGCATCATCTGCGGTATTGTTCCGACAACTAACCCAACGTCTACGGCTATCTTCAAATCACTGATTAGCCTGAAGACCCGTAACGCAATCATCTTCTCTCCACACCCACGTGCGAAAGACGCGACCAACAAAGCTGCGGATATCGTCCTGCAGGCGGCGATCGCTGCTGGCGCACCAAAAGATCTGATCGGCTGGATCGACCAACCTTCTGTTGAGCTCTCCAATGCGCTGATGCATCACCCGGACATTAACCTGATCCTGGCGACCGGTGGTCCTGGCATGGTTAAAGCCGCATACAGCTCAGGTAAACCAGCGATCGGTGTAGGCGCCGGTAACACCCCTGTTGTTATCGACGAAACTGCTGACATCAAACGTGCCGTTGCGTCTGTACTGATGTCTAAAACCTTCGATAACGGCGTGATCTGTGCATCTGAACAGTCTGTTGTTGTTGTTGATTCCGTGTACGACGCAGTTCGTGAACGTTTCGCCAGCCACGGCGGCTACCTGCTGCAGGGCAAAGAGCTGAAAGCAGTTCAGGACATTATTCTGAAAAATGGCGCACTGAACGCCGCTATCGTGGGTCAGCCGGCTTACAAAATTGCTGAACTCGCAGGCTTTACCGTTCCGGCAACAACCAAAATCCTGATCGGTGAAGTGAAAGTTGTTGACGAAAGCGAGCCGTTTGCACATGAAAAACTGTCTCCAACGCTTGCCATGTACCGTGCGAAAGATTTCGAAGACGCGGTAGAGAAAGCCGAGAAACTGGTTGCCATGGGCGGTATCGGTCACACGTCTTGTCTGTACACCGACCAGGACAACCAGCCAGAACGCGTTGCCCACTTCGGTCAGATGATGAAAACTGCACGTATCCTGATTAACACCCCTGCTTCTCAGGGTGGTATCGGTGACCTGTACAACTTTAAACTCGCACCTTCCCTGACTCTGGGTTGTGGTTCCTGGGGTGGTAACTCCATCTCTGAAAACGTTGGTCCAAAACACCTGATCAACAAGAAAACCGTTGCTAAGCGAGCTGAAAACATGTTGTGGCACAAACTTCCGAAATCTATCTACTTCCGCCGTGGCTCTCTGCCAATCGCGCTGGATGAAGTGATTACTGATGGCCACAAACGTGCGCTCATCGTGACTGACCGTTTCCTGTTCAACAACGGCTACGCTGACCAGATCACCTCTGTACTGAAAGCGGCTGGCGTTGAAACTGAAGTGTTCTTTGAAGTTGAAGCTGACCCTACCCTGAGCGTGGTGCGTAAAGGTGCTGAGCTGGCTAACTCCTTCAAACCAGATGTGATTATCGCACTGGGTGGTGGTTCCCCAATGGACGCCGCGAAAATCATGTGGGTCATGTACGAGCATCCTGAAACCCACTTCGAAGAACTGGCGCTGCGCTTTATGGACATCCGTAAACGTATCTACAAGTTCCCGAAAATGGGTGTAAAAGCGAAAATGATCGCGGTAACCACCACTTCCGGTACCGGTTCAGAAGTTACGCCATTCGCAGTAGTAACGGACGATGCAACAGGTCAGAAATATCCACTGGCTGACTATGCACTGACCCCAGACATGGCTATCGTTGATGCAAACTTGGTCATGGAGATGCCGAAATCACTGTGTGCGTTCGGTGGTCTGGATGCGGTAACTCACGCCCTGGAAGCTTACGTTTCTGTGCTGGCATCTGAGTTCTCTGACGGTCAGGCTCTGCAGGCGCTGAAACTGCTGAAGGAAAACCTGCCAGCGTCCTACAACGAAGGGTCTAAAAACCCAGTAGCACGTGAACGCGTTCACAGTGCAGCAACCATCGCCGGTATCGCGTTTGCGAACGCCTTCCTGGGTGTTTGCCACTCTATGGCGCACAAGCTGGGTTCTCAGTTCCACATTCCTCACGGTCTGGCGAACGCCCTGTTGATCAGCAACGTTATCCGTTATAACGCTAACGACAACCCAACCAAGCAGACTGCTTTCAGCCAGTACGACCGTCCGCAAGCGCGCCGTCGTTACGCTGAAATCGCAGACCACCTTGGCCTGAGCGCACCGGGTGACCGCACTGCTGCGAAGATTGAGAAACTGCTGGCATGGCTGGAAAGCCTGAAAGCTGAGCTGGGTATTCCAAAATCTATCCGTGAAGCAGGCGTTCAGGAAGCTGACTTCCTCGCTCACGTAGATAAGCTGTCTGAAGATGCATTCGATGACCAGTGTACTGGTGCTAACCCGCGCTACCCACTGATCTCCGAGCTGAAACAGATTCTGCTGGATACCTTCTACGGTCGTGAGTTCAAAGAAGGTGACGTTGCCGCTGTGAAAACAGAAGTTCCTGTCATCAAAGCTGACAAGAAAGCGAAGAAAAGCGCTTAA
- the galU gene encoding UTP--glucose-1-phosphate uridylyltransferase GalU: MAALNSKVRKAVIPVAGLGTRMLPATKAIPKEMLPLVDKPLIQYVVNECIAAGITEIVLVTHSSKNSIENHFDTSFELEAMLEKRVKRQLLEEVQSICPPHVTIMQVRQGLAKGLGHAVMCAHPVVGDEPVAVILPDVILDEYESDLSQDNLAEMIKRFDETGSSQIMVEPVDDVTAYGVVDCKGVNLEPGESVPMVGVVEKPKADVAPSNLAVVGRYVLSAEIWPLLAKTPPGAGDEIQLTDAIDMLIEKETVEAYHMKGKSHDCGNKLGYMQAFVEYGIRHNTLGEEFKTWLKESVGIKK; the protein is encoded by the coding sequence ATGGCTGCCCTAAATTCGAAAGTCAGAAAGGCCGTCATCCCGGTAGCGGGATTGGGGACCAGGATGTTACCAGCAACTAAGGCAATTCCTAAAGAGATGCTGCCTCTGGTTGATAAGCCATTAATCCAGTATGTCGTTAATGAATGTATCGCAGCCGGCATCACTGAAATTGTGCTGGTTACGCATTCATCAAAAAACTCTATCGAAAACCATTTCGATACAAGCTTTGAACTTGAAGCCATGCTGGAAAAACGTGTTAAGCGTCAGCTGTTAGAAGAAGTTCAGTCTATTTGCCCGCCACACGTTACCATTATGCAGGTTCGTCAGGGTCTGGCTAAAGGTCTGGGCCACGCTGTGATGTGTGCACATCCTGTTGTAGGTGATGAGCCTGTAGCGGTAATTCTGCCTGACGTAATTCTGGACGAATACGAATCCGATCTTTCTCAGGATAACCTGGCAGAGATGATCAAACGTTTCGACGAAACCGGTAGCAGCCAGATTATGGTTGAGCCTGTTGACGACGTGACGGCATACGGTGTGGTTGACTGCAAAGGCGTTAACCTTGAGCCGGGCGAAAGCGTGCCAATGGTTGGCGTGGTAGAGAAGCCTAAAGCCGACGTAGCGCCTTCAAACCTGGCCGTTGTAGGTCGCTATGTCCTGAGCGCTGAAATCTGGCCTCTGCTGGCGAAAACGCCTCCAGGAGCGGGTGATGAGATTCAGCTGACGGATGCCATTGATATGCTGATCGAGAAAGAGACCGTTGAGGCTTACCATATGAAAGGTAAGAGCCATGACTGCGGTAATAAGCTTGGTTATATGCAGGCGTTCGTTGAATATGGTATTCGCCACAATACTCTTGGTGAAGAATTTAAAACCTGGCTCAAAGAGAGCGTAGGTATTAAGAAATAA
- the hns gene encoding histone-like nucleoid-structuring protein H-NS codes for MSEALKILNNIRTLRAQARECTLETLEEMLEKLEVVVNERREEESAAAAEIEERTRKLQQYREMLIADGIDPNELLNSMAAAKTGTKAKRAARPAKYSYVDENGETKTWTGQGRTPAVIKKAMDEQGKQLDDFLIKD; via the coding sequence ATGAGCGAAGCACTTAAAATTCTGAACAACATCCGTACTCTTCGTGCGCAGGCAAGAGAATGCACCCTCGAAACGCTTGAAGAAATGCTGGAAAAATTAGAAGTTGTAGTTAATGAACGTCGCGAAGAAGAAAGCGCAGCTGCCGCTGAAATCGAAGAACGTACTCGTAAACTGCAGCAATATCGTGAAATGCTGATTGCTGATGGTATCGATCCAAATGAATTGCTGAACAGCATGGCTGCAGCTAAAACCGGTACTAAAGCCAAGCGTGCTGCTCGTCCTGCTAAATATAGCTACGTTGATGAGAACGGCGAAACTAAAACCTGGACTGGCCAGGGCCGCACTCCTGCTGTTATCAAGAAAGCCATGGACGAACAAGGTAAACAGCTGGACGACTTCCTGATCAAGGATTAA
- the rssB gene encoding two-component system response regulator RssB, with protein sequence MTQPLAGKHILIVEDEPVFRSLLDSWLSSLGAITSLAEDGIDALEKMISITPDLMICDIEMPRMNGLKLVEHLRNEGNQTPILVISATENMADIAKALRLGVQDILLKPVKDLNRLRETVLACLYPNMFNSRVEEEERLFQDWDALVSDPPAAAKLLQELQPPVQQTISHCRVNYRQLVAADQPGLVLDIAPLSDSDLAFYSLDVTRAGDNGVLAALLLRALFNGLLQEQLSHQGQRLPELGSLLKQVNQLFRQANLPGQFPLLVGYYHSGLKNLILVSAGLNASLNTGEHHIQVSNGVPLGTLGTAYLNQISHRCSSWQCQIWGTGGRLRLMLSTE encoded by the coding sequence ATGACGCAGCCATTGGCCGGAAAACACATTTTGATTGTTGAAGACGAGCCCGTTTTCCGATCGCTACTGGATTCGTGGTTATCCTCGCTGGGAGCAATCACTTCACTGGCTGAAGATGGTATCGACGCCCTGGAAAAAATGATCAGCATTACGCCCGATTTAATGATTTGCGACATTGAGATGCCGCGCATGAACGGGCTGAAGCTGGTTGAACATCTGCGTAACGAAGGCAACCAGACGCCGATTCTGGTGATCTCTGCCACAGAGAATATGGCGGATATCGCCAAAGCATTGCGACTCGGTGTCCAGGATATTCTGCTTAAACCGGTCAAGGATCTGAACCGGCTGCGAGAAACGGTCTTAGCGTGCCTTTATCCGAATATGTTTAATTCCCGGGTAGAGGAAGAGGAGCGTCTTTTCCAGGACTGGGATGCCCTGGTGAGTGATCCTCCTGCTGCGGCGAAACTGTTGCAAGAACTTCAGCCACCCGTACAGCAAACTATTTCACACTGCCGCGTAAATTATCGTCAGCTGGTAGCGGCTGACCAGCCGGGACTGGTACTGGATATCGCACCTTTATCTGATTCCGACCTTGCGTTTTATTCTCTGGATGTCACCCGGGCAGGGGATAATGGCGTATTAGCCGCGTTACTTCTTCGTGCGCTTTTTAATGGTTTGCTGCAGGAACAGTTATCGCATCAGGGACAACGGCTGCCGGAGTTAGGCAGTTTGCTCAAACAGGTAAACCAGCTTTTTCGCCAGGCTAATTTGCCCGGACAGTTCCCGCTGCTGGTCGGCTATTACCACAGCGGTTTAAAGAATCTGATCCTCGTTTCAGCAGGTCTCAACGCTTCACTGAATACCGGTGAACATCATATTCAGGTGAGTAACGGTGTTCCGCTTGGGACATTGGGTACGGCGTATCTGAATCAAATTAGCCACCGCTGTTCCTCCTGGCAGTGCCAAATTTGGGGCACCGGGGGACGGCTACGCTTAATGTTGTCCACGGAATAA
- a CDS encoding YchE family NAAT transporter — protein sequence MIQTLFDFPTYFKFFIGLFALVNPVGIIPVFISMTSYQTAAARNKTNLTANLSVAIILLTSLFLGDAILQLFGISIDSFRIAGGILVVTIAMSMISGKLGEDKQNKQEKSETAIRESIGVVPLALPLMAGPGAISSTIVWGTRYHSLMHLIGFSVAIALFALCCWGVFRMAPWLVRLLGQTGINVITRIMGLLLMALGIEFIVTGIKSIFPGLLH from the coding sequence GTGATCCAAACGCTCTTTGATTTTCCAACGTATTTTAAATTTTTTATTGGTTTGTTTGCCCTGGTCAACCCGGTGGGGATCATTCCTGTCTTTATTAGTATGACGAGTTACCAGACGGCGGCGGCGAGGAATAAGACCAACCTCACCGCTAACCTGTCAGTGGCTATCATATTGCTCACCTCCCTTTTTCTTGGGGACGCCATTCTCCAGCTCTTCGGCATTTCGATTGACTCTTTCCGCATAGCGGGTGGGATCCTGGTCGTGACCATCGCGATGTCCATGATCAGCGGTAAGCTGGGCGAGGATAAACAGAACAAGCAGGAGAAGTCAGAAACAGCTATCCGCGAGAGTATTGGCGTGGTGCCGCTGGCCTTACCGCTCATGGCTGGCCCTGGCGCCATCAGTTCAACCATTGTCTGGGGCACGCGTTACCATAGCCTGATGCACCTGATTGGCTTTTCCGTTGCCATTGCGCTTTTCGCACTCTGCTGTTGGGGAGTATTCCGCATGGCGCCCTGGCTGGTGCGCCTGCTGGGGCAGACGGGCATTAACGTCATAACGCGTATTATGGGTCTGCTGTTGATGGCGTTAGGGATAGAATTCATCGTTACAGGAATTAAAAGCATTTTCCCCGGTTTGCTGCACTGA
- the tdk gene encoding thymidine kinase: MAQLYFYYSAMNAGKSTALLQSSYNYQERGMRTVVYTAEIDDRFGAGKVSSRIGLSSPARLFNPKTDLYEDIRTEHALQPIHCVLVDESQFLTREQVHALSEVVDELDIPVLCYGLRTDFRGELFAGSQYLLAWSDKLVELKTICFCGRKASMVLRLDQAGKPYADGEQVVIGGNERYVSVCRKHYKEALSVGSLTAIQHDNRK; this comes from the coding sequence ATGGCACAACTTTATTTCTACTATTCGGCAATGAATGCCGGGAAATCCACCGCGTTGCTGCAATCCTCGTACAATTACCAGGAGCGCGGGATGCGTACCGTTGTTTATACGGCTGAAATTGACGATCGCTTTGGCGCAGGGAAGGTGAGCTCCAGAATAGGGCTCTCGTCGCCTGCCAGACTGTTTAACCCGAAAACCGATCTATATGAGGACATTCGTACAGAACATGCTTTGCAGCCCATTCACTGTGTTCTGGTAGATGAGAGCCAGTTTCTGACGCGTGAACAGGTTCATGCCCTTTCAGAGGTGGTTGATGAGCTCGATATTCCCGTGCTGTGTTACGGCCTGCGTACGGATTTCCGCGGTGAGCTCTTTGCTGGTAGCCAGTATTTGCTTGCCTGGTCGGATAAGCTTGTCGAATTGAAAACAATCTGCTTCTGCGGTCGAAAAGCCAGCATGGTGCTTCGTCTTGACCAGGCCGGGAAACCTTATGCAGATGGCGAGCAGGTGGTTATAGGCGGTAATGAACGCTATGTTTCAGTCTGTCGTAAGCATTATAAAGAAGCGTTGTCTGTAGGCTCGCTGACGGCGATTCAACACGACAACAGGAAATAA
- the oppA gene encoding oligopeptide ABC transporter substrate-binding protein OppA: MSIITKKNLVAAGILTALIAGNAAMAADVPAGVQLAEKQTLVRNNGAEVQSLDPHKIEGVPESNVNRDLFEGLLVTDVDGHPAPGVAEKWENKDFKVWTFHLRKDAKWSDGTPVTAEDFVYSWQRLANPTTASPYASYLQYGHIANIDDIIAGKKPVTDLGVKAIDANTFEVTLSEPVPYFYKLLVHPSVSPVPKSAVEKFGEKWTQPANIVTNGAYKLKDWVVNERMVLDRNPQYWDNAKTVIDQVTYLPISSEVTDVNRYRSGEIDMTYNNMPIELFQKLKKEIPKEVHVDPYLCTYYYEINNQKAPFTDVRVRTALKLALDRDIIVNKVKNQGDLPAYSYTPPYTDGAKLTEPEWFKQTQEQRNAEAKKLLAEAGYTADKPLTFSLLYNTSDLHKKLAIAVASIWKKNLGANVKLENQEWKTFLDSRHQGTFDVARAGWCADYNEPTSFLNTMLSDSSNNTAHYKSPAFDKLIGDTLKTTDEAQRTELYSKAEQQLDKDSAIVPVYYYVNARLVKPWVGGYTGKDPMDNIYVKNLYIIKH; this comes from the coding sequence ATGTCCATCATCACAAAAAAAAATCTGGTAGCGGCGGGGATTTTAACTGCGCTAATCGCGGGCAACGCTGCAATGGCTGCGGACGTTCCTGCAGGTGTTCAACTGGCGGAGAAACAGACGCTGGTGCGTAACAACGGTGCGGAAGTTCAGTCTCTTGACCCGCACAAAATTGAAGGTGTTCCTGAGTCTAACGTTAACCGCGACCTGTTCGAAGGCCTGCTGGTGACAGACGTAGACGGCCACCCGGCGCCGGGTGTTGCAGAAAAATGGGAAAACAAAGATTTCAAAGTCTGGACCTTCCATCTGCGTAAAGATGCGAAATGGTCCGACGGTACACCGGTCACGGCCGAAGATTTCGTTTATAGCTGGCAGCGTCTGGCGAATCCAACCACCGCCTCTCCGTATGCGAGCTACCTGCAATATGGCCACATCGCCAATATTGATGACATCATCGCGGGCAAAAAACCTGTTACCGACCTGGGCGTAAAAGCGATCGATGCCAATACCTTTGAAGTGACGTTGAGCGAACCTGTTCCGTACTTCTATAAGCTGCTGGTTCACCCGTCCGTCTCCCCGGTACCAAAATCCGCCGTGGAAAAATTTGGTGAGAAATGGACGCAGCCTGCCAATATCGTGACCAACGGTGCCTATAAGCTGAAAGACTGGGTGGTCAACGAACGTATGGTGCTTGACCGTAACCCGCAGTATTGGGATAACGCGAAAACCGTTATTGACCAGGTGACCTACCTGCCAATTTCGTCCGAAGTGACTGACGTTAACCGCTACCGCAGCGGTGAAATCGACATGACCTATAACAACATGCCGATTGAACTGTTCCAGAAACTAAAAAAAGAGATCCCTAAAGAAGTTCACGTCGATCCGTACCTGTGCACCTATTACTATGAAATCAACAACCAGAAAGCACCGTTTACCGACGTACGTGTTCGTACCGCGCTGAAGCTGGCACTGGATCGCGATATCATCGTGAACAAAGTGAAAAACCAGGGCGATCTGCCGGCGTACAGCTATACCCCTCCATACACCGATGGCGCAAAACTGACCGAGCCAGAGTGGTTTAAACAGACTCAGGAACAGCGTAACGCAGAAGCGAAGAAACTGCTGGCCGAAGCGGGCTACACCGCAGATAAGCCGCTGACCTTCAGCCTGTTGTACAACACTTCCGATCTGCACAAAAAACTGGCTATCGCCGTTGCCTCAATCTGGAAAAAGAACCTGGGCGCGAACGTGAAGCTGGAAAACCAGGAGTGGAAAACCTTCCTCGACAGCCGTCATCAGGGCACCTTTGATGTGGCACGAGCTGGCTGGTGTGCGGACTATAACGAACCGACCTCCTTCCTGAACACCATGCTGAGCGACAGCTCGAACAACACCGCGCACTATAAGAGCCCAGCGTTCGACAAGCTGATTGGCGACACGCTGAAAACCACTGACGAAGCGCAGCGTACAGAACTGTACTCTAAAGCCGAGCAGCAGCTGGATAAAGATTCCGCGATCGTTCCGGTTTACTACTACGTTAACGCCCGTCTGGTGAAACCGTGGGTAGGTGGATATACCGGTAAAGACCCGATGGATAATATCTACGTTAAAAACTTGTATATTATCAAGCATTAA